One window from the genome of Pseudomonas sp. L5B5 encodes:
- the rssC gene encoding anti-sigma factor antagonist RssC, with protein sequence MSTGRIQFAEQDGTFVLKFVGEVRLTLCSALDATIERIFTALNFSAIVIDLTETRSIDSTTLGLLAKLSILSRQKVGLLPTVVTTHDDITRLLQSMGFDQVFNIVDRPIPCPECLTDLPSQDQSEEVVRVKVLEAHKILMGLNDSNREAFHDLVNALERH encoded by the coding sequence ATGAGTACCGGTAGAATCCAGTTCGCCGAGCAGGATGGCACTTTTGTCCTGAAGTTCGTCGGTGAAGTGCGCCTGACCTTGTGTTCGGCGCTGGATGCAACTATTGAGCGGATTTTCACCGCGCTGAACTTCTCGGCGATCGTGATCGACCTGACGGAGACCCGCAGCATCGACAGCACTACCCTCGGCCTGTTGGCCAAGTTGTCGATACTGTCGCGGCAGAAGGTCGGGCTATTGCCTACTGTCGTCACCACCCACGATGACATCACCCGGCTCTTGCAGTCCATGGGGTTCGATCAGGTGTTCAACATCGTCGATCGCCCGATTCCCTGCCCGGAATGCCTGACCGATCTGCCTTCCCAGGACCAGTCGGAAGAGGTGGTGAGGGTCAAGGTCCTCGAGGCTCACAAGATCCTCATGGGGCTTAATGATTCCAACCGAGAGGCCTTTCATGACCTGGTGAATGCCCTGGAGCGTCACTGA
- the tal gene encoding transaldolase, which translates to MTSKLEQLKKITTVVADTGDFEAIARVKPVDATTNPSLLLKAAAIPGYADLLGASVSDCKGDVGLASDRFGVAVGQEILKVIPGRISTEVDARLSFDTDAMLQRAHRLIDLYDKAGVGRDRVLIKIASTWEGIRAAEKLEREGIQTNLTLLFSFAQAVACAEAGVFLISPFVGRIYDWYKKATGNDYTSSDDPGVQSVTRIYNYYKANDYKTVVMGASFRNLNQIEQLAGCDRLTISPDLIEKLAADTGKLERKLSPSKTGEARQSLNEVQFRWASNEDAMATEKLAEGIRQFARDQEKLEALLAAKL; encoded by the coding sequence ATGACTTCCAAGCTGGAACAACTGAAGAAAATCACCACTGTGGTGGCCGATACCGGCGACTTTGAGGCAATCGCCCGAGTCAAGCCGGTGGATGCAACCACCAACCCTTCGCTGCTGCTCAAGGCCGCAGCCATTCCCGGTTATGCCGACCTGCTCGGCGCCAGCGTCAGCGACTGCAAGGGCGACGTTGGCCTGGCCAGCGATCGCTTTGGCGTGGCAGTGGGCCAGGAGATCCTCAAGGTCATTCCGGGCCGTATCTCCACCGAGGTCGATGCCCGCCTGTCTTTCGACACCGATGCGATGCTCCAGCGAGCTCATCGCCTGATCGACCTGTACGATAAGGCCGGCGTAGGCCGTGACCGGGTACTGATCAAGATCGCCTCTACCTGGGAAGGTATTCGCGCCGCCGAGAAGCTGGAACGTGAAGGCATCCAGACCAACCTGACCCTGCTGTTCTCCTTCGCCCAGGCCGTTGCCTGCGCCGAGGCCGGGGTGTTCCTGATCTCGCCATTCGTGGGACGGATCTACGACTGGTACAAGAAGGCCACCGGCAACGACTACACCAGCTCCGATGATCCGGGCGTGCAGTCGGTGACCCGTATCTACAACTACTACAAGGCCAATGACTACAAGACCGTGGTCATGGGCGCCAGCTTCCGCAACCTCAACCAGATCGAGCAACTGGCAGGCTGCGATCGCCTGACCATCAGCCCGGACCTGATCGAGAAACTGGCGGCCGACACCGGAAAACTGGAGCGCAAGCTGAGCCCGAGCAAGACCGGCGAAGCCCGTCAGAGCCTCAACGAAGTGCAGTTCCGCTGGGCGTCCAACGAGGACGCCATGGCCACCGAAAAACTCGCCGAAGGTATTCGCCAGTTTGCTCGTGACCAGGAAAAACTCGAGGCGCTGCTGGCCGCCAAACTCTGA
- a CDS encoding SPOR domain-containing protein — MSLMALAWLLLLGMTAYAASTRGRSGPRWLAIAVFLPGLALVAVLLLPRVAKTGVDALVHEDLRPCPMCLETIQAAATRCKHCGNEVEPIALQDRSGWVVRFTAPTDEAFAQLTAQMALIDLPTILDETPHAFAGPFEEKAEAQNVLRYLKSSHGLDGLVTWRSVKR; from the coding sequence ATGAGCCTCATGGCCCTGGCCTGGCTTCTGCTCCTGGGCATGACCGCCTACGCCGCGAGCACCCGCGGCCGCTCAGGCCCCAGATGGCTGGCGATTGCTGTCTTCTTGCCAGGGCTCGCCCTGGTCGCCGTACTGTTGTTGCCACGGGTAGCGAAGACTGGCGTCGATGCGTTGGTGCACGAGGACCTGCGGCCCTGCCCGATGTGCCTTGAGACCATTCAGGCCGCCGCCACACGATGCAAGCACTGCGGGAACGAAGTGGAACCTATCGCCCTGCAAGATCGCAGCGGCTGGGTGGTGCGTTTCACTGCCCCTACGGATGAAGCTTTCGCCCAGTTGACAGCACAGATGGCGCTGATCGACCTGCCGACGATTCTCGACGAGACACCCCATGCCTTCGCAGGCCCCTTTGAAGAAAAGGCCGAGGCACAGAACGTGCTCAGGTACTTGAAATCCAGCCATGGCCTGGATGGCCTGGTGACATGGCGGTCGGTGAAGAGGTAG
- a CDS encoding ATP-binding protein codes for MLLGAHLVRADGARKRAAELAAFGGGLGSYIVKQIVEAHEGRVSMTSSPVYGARFTIHLPPGVGLELEDGQASGGYHRDEPHPRTAGIEWPVWTGRLS; via the coding sequence GTGCTGCTAGGAGCCCACCTTGTTCGAGCCGATGGTGCGCGCAAGCGGGCAGCAGAACTCGCTGCGTTCGGGGGGGGGCTGGGGTCTTACATCGTCAAGCAGATTGTCGAGGCGCATGAGGGCAGGGTTTCTATGACGTCGAGCCCGGTGTATGGGGCCCGGTTCACGATCCATCTGCCCCCTGGCGTTGGCTTGGAGTTAGAAGACGGCCAGGCGTCTGGTGGCTACCATCGCGACGAGCCGCACCCTCGAACAGCGGGGATTGAGTGGCCAGTATGGACGGGGCGTCTCAGTTGA
- the dusA gene encoding tRNA dihydrouridine(20/20a) synthase DusA translates to MIQNSAPTPVNSSPTLSRRFSVAPMMDWTDRHCRYFLRLLSKHTLLYTEMVTTGALLNGDHERFLRYHPSEHPLALQLGGSNPADLAACARMAEEHGYDEVNLNVGCPSDRVQNNMIGACLMGHPALVADCVKAMRDAVSIPVTVKHRIGINGRDSYEQLCDFVGQVHEAGCTSFTVHARIAILEGLSPKENRDIPPLRYEVAAQLKADFPQLEIILNGGIKTLEACHEHLQTFDGVMLGREAYHNPYLLAEVDQQLFNSSEPVISRAEALAQLRPYIAEHLAGGGAMHHITRHVLGLGTGFPGARKFRQLLSVDIHKTQDPLALLDQAGQLLEGR, encoded by the coding sequence ATGATCCAGAATTCAGCTCCAACCCCAGTAAACTCAAGCCCTACGCTGTCCCGGCGGTTTAGCGTTGCACCGATGATGGATTGGACGGACCGCCACTGCCGTTATTTTCTGCGACTGCTGTCCAAGCACACCCTGCTCTACACCGAGATGGTCACCACGGGAGCCTTGCTCAATGGCGACCACGAGCGCTTCCTTCGCTACCACCCATCCGAGCATCCGCTGGCGCTGCAGTTGGGCGGCAGTAATCCTGCGGACCTGGCGGCCTGCGCGCGCATGGCCGAAGAGCACGGTTATGACGAAGTCAATCTCAATGTCGGCTGCCCCAGTGACCGGGTGCAGAACAACATGATCGGTGCCTGCCTGATGGGACATCCAGCGCTGGTGGCCGACTGCGTGAAGGCCATGCGCGATGCGGTATCGATCCCGGTGACGGTCAAGCATCGGATCGGGATCAACGGGCGAGACAGTTATGAACAGCTGTGCGATTTTGTCGGGCAGGTCCATGAGGCCGGCTGCACCAGTTTTACCGTACACGCCCGGATCGCGATTCTCGAAGGCCTGTCTCCCAAGGAGAACCGGGATATTCCCCCTCTGCGCTACGAGGTGGCAGCGCAGTTGAAGGCGGATTTTCCGCAACTGGAGATCATTCTCAACGGCGGGATCAAGACCCTGGAAGCCTGCCATGAGCACTTGCAGACCTTCGATGGGGTGATGCTGGGCCGCGAGGCCTACCACAACCCCTACCTGCTGGCAGAGGTGGACCAGCAGCTGTTCAACAGCAGCGAGCCGGTGATTTCCCGCGCCGAGGCCCTAGCGCAACTGCGGCCCTACATTGCCGAACACCTGGCCGGTGGTGGCGCCATGCATCACATCACTCGCCATGTCCTGGGACTGGGAACCGGTTTTCCCGGGGCACGCAAATTCCGTCAGCTGTTGTCGGTGGATATTCACAAGACCCAAGATCCGCTGGCGCTGCTGGACCAGGCCGGCCAGTTGCTGGAAGGACGCTAG